From Juglans regia cultivar Chandler chromosome 6, Walnut 2.0, whole genome shotgun sequence, the proteins below share one genomic window:
- the LOC109001190 gene encoding serine--tRNA ligase, chloroplastic/mitochondrial isoform X1 yields the protein MGLQSCIGGTTLQTLKLASIPTLSSSRLVSRPVQLKALTLDFFLLSPHGRSRRSPFPLLARALSAPAIAFQTETPPEEKVVKPQWKAAIDFKWIRENKEAIAVNIRNRNSNANLEAVIELYDKMSNLQKEVERLRGERNAVANKMKGKLEPSERQRLIEEGKNLKEGLVALEEDLLKLTDELQQEAQCIPNMTHPDVPIGGEDCSVTRKKVGSPPQFSFQIKDHLQLGKELDLFEFDAAAEVSGSKFYYLKNEAVMLEMGLINWTLSEVMKKGFIPLTTPEIVRSSVVEKCGFQPRGANTQVYSIVGSDQCLIGTAEIPVGGIHMDSILAESLLPLKYAAFSHCFRTEAGAAGAATRGLYRVHQFSKVEMFVLCRPEESDLYHEELIKIEEDLFSSLGLHFKTLDMASGDLGAPAYRKFDVEAWMPGLERFGEISSASNCTDYQSRRLGIRYRPSEPSSASPKKGKANLAPPRFVHTLNATACAVPRMIVCLLENYQQEDGSVTIPEPLRPFMGGLEIIAPKSR from the exons ATGGGTTTACAGAGCTGTATTGGAGGGACGACTTTGCAAACCCTGAAGCTCGCTTCTATTCCTACATTGTCTTCTTCACGCTTAGTTTCCAGACCAGTACAGCTGAAAGCCCTTACCCTAGACTTTTTCCTCCTCTCCCCCCATGGCCGTTCGAGGAGATCCCCGTTTCCACTCCTCGCCAGAGCTCTCTCGGCCCCGGCTATTGCGTTCCAGACAGAAACACCTCCGGAAGAAAAGG TCGTGAAGCCTCAGTGGAAAGCTGCGATAGACTTCAAGTGGATAAGGGAGAACAAGGAAGCGATTGCTGTGAACATAAGGAATAGGAACTCCAATGCTAATTTGGAAGCTGTGATTGAACTGTATGACAAAATGTCCAATCTTCAAAAG GAAGTTGAGCGGCTTCGTGGAGAAAGGAATGCGGTGGCAAACAAGATGAAGGGGAAACTGGAACCATCTGAACGTCAAAGACTCATAGAGGAAG GGAAAAATCTGAAAGAAGGACTTGTTGCCTTGGAAGAAGACCTGCTTAAACTTACTGATGAGCTTCAGCAGGAAGCACAGTGTATACCAAATATGACTCATCCAGATGTTCCAATTGGAGGAGAGGACTGTTCAGTGACAAGAAAGAAG GTTGGTAGCCCACCTCAGTTTAGCTTCCAAATCAAGGATCACCTTCAACTTGGGAAAGAACTTGATCTTTTTGAGTTTGATGCTGCTGCAGAG GTCAGTGGCTCAAAATTCTACTACCTTAAAAATGAAGCAGTTATGTTAGAGATGGGCCTTATTAACTGGACACTCTCAGAAGTCATGAAGAAGGGCTTTATACCTTTGACAACTCCAGAGATTGTAAGGTCCTCTGTGGTTGAAAAATGTGGTTTCCAACCTCGAGGAGCAAATACTCAG GTTTATTCTATTGTGGGTAGTGACCAGTGTCTCATCGGTACAGCAGAGATTCCAGTGGGGGGGATTCATATGGATTCTATTCTTGCCGAGTCACTGTTACCATTGAAGTATGCTGCATTTTCCCATTGCTTCCGAACTGAAGCAGGTGCCGCAGGTGCAGCAACAAG GGGTCTTTATCGAGTGCACCAGTTCAGCAAGGTGGAGATGTTCGTCTTATGCAGACCAGAGGAGAGTGACCTCTACCACGAGGAGCTCATTAAGATTGAAGAAGACCTCTTTTCATCACTTGGATTGCACTTTAA AACTTTGGACATGGCCTCGGGGGATTTAGGCGCGCCTGCTTATCGTAAATTTGATGTCGAGGCGTGGATGCCTGGTTTAGAACGATTTGGTGAG ATATCAAGTGCATCAAACTGTACTGATTATCAAAGTCGCCGACTGGGAATCCGATATCGCCCATCAGAACCATCATCAGCTAGTCCTAAAAAGGGTAAAGCAAACCTTGCACCCCCAAGGTTTGTGCACACATTAAACGCAACTGCCTGTGCAGTTCCACGGATGATTGTTTGCTTACTTGAGAATTACCAGCAAGAAGACGGCTCTGTTACTATCCCTGAGCCATTGAGGCCTTTCATGGGTGGGCTTGAGATTATAGCTCCTAAATCCAGATAG
- the LOC109001190 gene encoding serine--tRNA ligase, chloroplastic/mitochondrial isoform X2, translating to MKGKLEPSERQRLIEEGKNLKEGLVALEEDLLKLTDELQQEAQCIPNMTHPDVPIGGEDCSVTRKKVGSPPQFSFQIKDHLQLGKELDLFEFDAAAEVSGSKFYYLKNEAVMLEMGLINWTLSEVMKKGFIPLTTPEIVRSSVVEKCGFQPRGANTQVYSIVGSDQCLIGTAEIPVGGIHMDSILAESLLPLKYAAFSHCFRTEAGAAGAATRGLYRVHQFSKVEMFVLCRPEESDLYHEELIKIEEDLFSSLGLHFKTLDMASGDLGAPAYRKFDVEAWMPGLERFGEISSASNCTDYQSRRLGIRYRPSEPSSASPKKGKANLAPPRFVHTLNATACAVPRMIVCLLENYQQEDGSVTIPEPLRPFMGGLEIIAPKSR from the exons ATGAAGGGGAAACTGGAACCATCTGAACGTCAAAGACTCATAGAGGAAG GGAAAAATCTGAAAGAAGGACTTGTTGCCTTGGAAGAAGACCTGCTTAAACTTACTGATGAGCTTCAGCAGGAAGCACAGTGTATACCAAATATGACTCATCCAGATGTTCCAATTGGAGGAGAGGACTGTTCAGTGACAAGAAAGAAG GTTGGTAGCCCACCTCAGTTTAGCTTCCAAATCAAGGATCACCTTCAACTTGGGAAAGAACTTGATCTTTTTGAGTTTGATGCTGCTGCAGAG GTCAGTGGCTCAAAATTCTACTACCTTAAAAATGAAGCAGTTATGTTAGAGATGGGCCTTATTAACTGGACACTCTCAGAAGTCATGAAGAAGGGCTTTATACCTTTGACAACTCCAGAGATTGTAAGGTCCTCTGTGGTTGAAAAATGTGGTTTCCAACCTCGAGGAGCAAATACTCAG GTTTATTCTATTGTGGGTAGTGACCAGTGTCTCATCGGTACAGCAGAGATTCCAGTGGGGGGGATTCATATGGATTCTATTCTTGCCGAGTCACTGTTACCATTGAAGTATGCTGCATTTTCCCATTGCTTCCGAACTGAAGCAGGTGCCGCAGGTGCAGCAACAAG GGGTCTTTATCGAGTGCACCAGTTCAGCAAGGTGGAGATGTTCGTCTTATGCAGACCAGAGGAGAGTGACCTCTACCACGAGGAGCTCATTAAGATTGAAGAAGACCTCTTTTCATCACTTGGATTGCACTTTAA AACTTTGGACATGGCCTCGGGGGATTTAGGCGCGCCTGCTTATCGTAAATTTGATGTCGAGGCGTGGATGCCTGGTTTAGAACGATTTGGTGAG ATATCAAGTGCATCAAACTGTACTGATTATCAAAGTCGCCGACTGGGAATCCGATATCGCCCATCAGAACCATCATCAGCTAGTCCTAAAAAGGGTAAAGCAAACCTTGCACCCCCAAGGTTTGTGCACACATTAAACGCAACTGCCTGTGCAGTTCCACGGATGATTGTTTGCTTACTTGAGAATTACCAGCAAGAAGACGGCTCTGTTACTATCCCTGAGCCATTGAGGCCTTTCATGGGTGGGCTTGAGATTATAGCTCCTAAATCCAGATAG
- the LOC109001188 gene encoding histone H3.3: MARTKQTARKSTGGKAPRKQLATKAARKSAPTTGGVKKPHRYRPGTVALREIRKYQKSTELLIRKLPFQRLVREIAQDFKTDLRFQSHAVLALQEAAEAYLVGLFEDTNLCAIHAKRVTIMPKDIQLARRIRGERA; the protein is encoded by the exons ATGGCCCGTACAAAGCAGACTGCTCGCAAGTCCACCGGCGGTAAGGCTCCTAGGAAACAGCTTGCTACCAAG GCTGCTCGCAAATCAGCTCCGACTACCGGAGGGGTGAAGAAGCCCCATAGATACCGCCCCGGAACTGTTGCTCTACG AGAAATCCGCAAGTACCAGAAGAGTACAGAGCTCTTGATCAGGAAGCTCCCATTCCAAAGGCTAGTCCGCGAGATTGCACAGGATTTCAAGACTGACCTGCGTTTTCAGAGCCACGCGGTGCTGGCATTGCAGGAGGCGGCCGAGGCGTACCTCGTTGGACTGTTTGAAGACACCAACCTCTGTGCCATCCATGCCAAGCGTGTCACCATCATGCCCAAGGACATTCAGCTTGCCAGGAGAATCCGGGGTGAGAGGGCTTAG